The following are from one region of the Mycolicibacterium helvum genome:
- a CDS encoding RNA polymerase sigma-70 factor, translating to MTATDEHADRFTLLRPLLFTIAYEILGSATEADDVLQDSYLRWAAVDVDEVRDTKAYLAQLVTRQALNTLRSQARRREDYIGPWLPEPLLLDERDAAADVVLAESVSMAMLVVLETLTPDERAVFVLREVFGFSHDEIADAVGKSTAAVRQISHRAREHVHARRRRFEPVSPQQSEQITLQFLAAAATGDVTGLMSMLAPDVAFTSDSDGKASAARRPILGQDKVARFIIGLFRQATPEHRIESANYNGAPALVIYRGNVPESVMMVEITDGTITNFYAMRNPEKLAAVTVRREISR from the coding sequence GTGACCGCGACCGACGAACACGCCGACCGGTTCACCCTGCTGCGGCCCCTGCTGTTCACCATCGCCTATGAGATCCTCGGCTCGGCAACCGAAGCCGACGACGTCTTGCAGGACAGCTATTTACGCTGGGCGGCAGTCGATGTGGATGAGGTCCGGGATACCAAGGCCTACCTGGCTCAGCTGGTCACCCGCCAGGCGCTGAACACGCTGCGCTCGCAGGCCCGCCGCCGGGAGGACTACATCGGCCCGTGGCTGCCCGAACCGCTGCTGCTCGACGAGCGCGACGCCGCCGCCGACGTGGTGCTCGCCGAATCGGTGTCGATGGCGATGCTGGTGGTGCTGGAGACACTGACGCCGGACGAGCGCGCGGTGTTCGTCCTGCGCGAGGTGTTCGGCTTCAGCCACGACGAAATCGCCGATGCGGTCGGCAAATCCACGGCCGCGGTGCGCCAGATCTCACATCGTGCCCGCGAACACGTACACGCGCGGCGGCGCCGCTTCGAACCCGTGAGCCCGCAGCAGTCCGAGCAGATCACCCTGCAGTTCCTGGCGGCGGCGGCGACCGGTGACGTCACGGGGCTGATGAGCATGCTGGCACCCGATGTGGCGTTCACCTCCGACAGCGACGGCAAGGCCAGCGCCGCCCGCCGCCCGATTCTGGGCCAGGACAAGGTCGCCAGGTTCATCATCGGGCTGTTTCGCCAGGCGACGCCGGAACACCGGATCGAAAGCGCGAACTACAACGGAGCGCCTGCGCTGGTGATCTATCGCGGCAACGTGCCCGAGTCGGTGATGATGGTCGAGATCACCGACGGGACGATCACCAATTTCTACGCGATGCGCAACCCGGAGAAGCTCGCCGCCGTCACCGTGCGCAGGGAGATCAGCCGCTGA
- a CDS encoding NAD(P)/FAD-dependent oxidoreductase, with product MTAPRTHVVVIGGGYAGVIAANHLRLRPDVEITLVNPRPEFVERIRLHQLVTGSDDATHAYADILGAGIALVVDAATRIDTAARQVELFSGRPLPYDYLIYAVGSGSAQPAVPGADEFAYPIADLEEAQRLTAKLADLHYGAPVCVVGAGPTGIETAAELAEQGRTVTLVCGAVLGPYLSTPGRRSVAKRLRKLGVEIVDGPQAMVTAVAADAVTLGDGRRLASHVTIWTAGFGVPDLASRSGLRTDTIGRLLTDETLTSVDDARIVAAGDASAPSGQPLRMSCQAAIPLGAQAANTVLARIAGEQPAVISQAFTGQCISLGRAGATIQIARTNDVPLPLYLGGRTAAAIKEAVCNGTVSFLRREARKPGSYFWLKGGGKRPAPEAVQTP from the coding sequence ATGACCGCACCACGCACCCATGTCGTCGTCATCGGCGGTGGCTACGCCGGAGTGATCGCGGCCAATCATCTGCGGTTGCGTCCCGATGTGGAGATCACCCTGGTCAACCCCCGCCCAGAGTTCGTCGAACGGATCCGGCTGCACCAGTTGGTCACCGGTTCCGACGACGCTACGCATGCCTATGCCGACATCCTCGGTGCCGGCATCGCGCTGGTGGTCGATGCAGCGACCCGTATCGACACCGCGGCGCGACAGGTCGAGCTCTTCAGTGGCCGGCCACTGCCCTACGACTACTTGATCTACGCAGTCGGCAGTGGCTCGGCCCAACCGGCTGTGCCCGGCGCCGACGAATTCGCTTATCCCATAGCCGATCTCGAGGAAGCGCAGCGGCTGACCGCGAAGCTGGCCGACCTGCACTACGGCGCGCCGGTGTGCGTGGTCGGCGCCGGCCCGACCGGTATCGAGACCGCTGCCGAGCTGGCCGAGCAGGGCCGGACCGTCACGCTGGTGTGCGGCGCCGTGCTCGGCCCGTACCTGAGCACGCCGGGCCGGCGGTCAGTGGCCAAGCGGCTACGCAAGCTCGGCGTCGAGATCGTCGATGGACCGCAGGCCATGGTGACCGCGGTGGCCGCCGACGCGGTGACCCTCGGCGACGGACGCCGGCTGGCCAGCCACGTGACGATCTGGACCGCCGGGTTCGGCGTGCCCGATCTGGCGAGCAGATCCGGGCTGCGCACCGACACGATCGGCCGGCTGCTCACCGACGAGACCCTGACCAGCGTCGACGATGCCCGGATCGTGGCCGCCGGGGATGCTTCCGCGCCGTCCGGCCAGCCGCTGCGGATGAGCTGCCAGGCCGCGATCCCACTGGGCGCCCAAGCCGCCAACACCGTGTTGGCCCGTATCGCCGGCGAGCAGCCCGCCGTGATCAGCCAGGCGTTCACCGGACAGTGCATCAGCCTGGGCCGGGCCGGCGCCACCATCCAGATCGCCCGGACCAACGACGTCCCGCTGCCGCTGTACCTCGGCGGGCGCACCGCGGCGGCGATCAAGGAGGCGGTCTGCAACGGCACGGTCAGCTTCCTGCGCCGTGAGGCCCGTAAGCCCGGGTCGTATTTCTGGCTCAAGGGCGGCGGCAAGCGGCCCGCACCCGAGGCGGTGCAGACGCCGTGA
- the gdhA gene encoding NADP-specific glutamate dehydrogenase, with translation MTALHSTLHDIYDEVARRNPGEVEFHQAVYEVLNSLGPVVEKHPDYVDSAVIRRLCEPERQIIFRVPWLDDTGTVQINRGFRVEFNSALGPFKGGLRFHPSVYLGIVKFLGYEQIFKNSLTGLPIGGGKGGSDFDPKGRSDGEIMRFCQSFMTELYRHLGEYTDVPAGDIGVGMREIGYLFGQYKRITNRYESGVFTGKGLTWGGSQVRTEATGYGTVFFVDEILRANGQSFDGKQVVVSGSGNVAIYAIEKVHELGGTVVACSDSSGYVLDEKGIDLDLLKEVKELHRGRIADYADVRGGATLVTSRSVWEVQCDIALPCATQNELTGDDAALLIGSGCQIVAEGANMPCTPEAVKCFEAAGVTFAPGKAANAGGVATSALEMQQNASRDSWTFEDTEARLSEIMRRIHDRCLSTADDYGQPGNYVAGANIAGFIRVADAMLALGLV, from the coding sequence ATGACAGCCCTACACAGCACACTGCACGACATCTACGACGAGGTCGCCCGGCGCAATCCCGGTGAGGTGGAGTTTCACCAGGCCGTCTACGAGGTGCTCAACAGCCTCGGACCGGTGGTCGAGAAGCACCCCGACTACGTCGACAGCGCGGTGATCCGCCGGTTGTGCGAGCCCGAACGCCAGATCATCTTTCGGGTGCCCTGGCTCGACGACACCGGCACCGTGCAGATCAACCGCGGCTTCCGGGTCGAGTTCAATTCCGCGCTCGGGCCGTTCAAGGGCGGTCTGCGGTTCCATCCCTCGGTGTACCTCGGGATCGTGAAGTTCCTCGGTTACGAACAGATCTTCAAGAACTCGCTGACCGGCCTGCCGATCGGCGGCGGCAAGGGTGGCTCGGACTTCGATCCCAAGGGCCGCTCCGACGGCGAGATCATGCGGTTCTGCCAGTCCTTCATGACCGAGCTCTATCGGCACCTCGGGGAGTACACCGACGTGCCCGCCGGCGATATCGGTGTCGGCATGCGTGAGATCGGTTACCTGTTCGGCCAGTACAAGCGCATCACAAACCGCTACGAGTCCGGGGTGTTCACCGGCAAGGGGCTGACCTGGGGCGGATCCCAGGTGCGCACCGAGGCCACCGGATACGGCACGGTGTTCTTCGTCGACGAGATCCTGCGAGCGAACGGACAGTCTTTCGACGGCAAGCAGGTGGTGGTGTCCGGGTCCGGCAATGTCGCGATCTACGCCATCGAGAAGGTGCACGAGCTGGGCGGCACCGTCGTCGCCTGCTCTGACTCCAGCGGTTACGTCCTCGACGAGAAGGGCATCGACCTCGACCTGCTCAAGGAGGTCAAGGAACTGCACCGCGGCAGGATCGCCGACTACGCCGACGTCCGCGGCGGCGCGACCTTGGTGACATCTCGCAGCGTGTGGGAGGTGCAGTGCGATATCGCGTTGCCCTGCGCCACCCAGAACGAACTGACCGGTGACGACGCGGCCCTGCTCATCGGTTCGGGCTGCCAGATCGTCGCTGAGGGCGCCAACATGCCGTGCACTCCGGAGGCCGTGAAGTGCTTCGAGGCCGCGGGCGTGACCTTCGCGCCCGGTAAGGCCGCCAACGCCGGCGGCGTAGCCACCAGCGCGCTGGAGATGCAGCAGAACGCCTCGCGAGACTCCTGGACGTTCGAGGACACCGAAGCCCGGCTGTCGGAGATCATGCGCCGGATCCACGACCGGTGCCTGTCCACCGCCGACGACTACGGGCAGCCGGGCAATTACGTGGCCGGCGCCAACATCGCCGGATTCATCCGGGTCGCCGATGCGATGCTTGCCTTGGGCTTGGTCTAA
- the metG gene encoding methionine--tRNA ligase: MSKPPYYLTTAIAYPNGAPHIGHAYEYIATDAIARFKRLDGFDVRYLTGTDEHGLKMAQTAAAEGIPTAELARRNSNAFQAMQEKLGASFDRFIRTTDADHIEASIEIWKRMDAAGDIYLDSYSGWYSVRDERFYTEDELETRVDGKKYSLETGTPVTWTEEQTYFFRLSAYTDRLLAHYDAHPEFIAPDVRRNEVVSFVSGGLRDLSISRTTFDWGVPVPNHPDHVMYVWVDALTNYLTGAGFPDTDSEAFRKYWPADLHMIGKDIIRFHAVYWPAFLMSAGIELPRRVFVHGFLLNSGEKMSKSVGNVVDPFALIDAFGLDQVRYFLLREVPFGQDGSYNEDAIIGRINADLANEFGNLAQRSLSMVNKNLDAKVPEPGEFTDADRELLALADELLPRVRAHFDVPAMHLALEAIWAMLGAANRYFSAQEPWVLRKSESEVDQIRFHTVLYVTLEVVRIAALLVQPVMPSSAATLLNLLGQPESERDFGAISVRIAPGIALPAPTGVFPRYQAE, from the coding sequence ATGAGTAAGCCGCCGTACTACCTCACCACCGCGATCGCGTACCCCAACGGTGCACCACACATCGGGCATGCGTACGAGTACATCGCGACCGACGCGATCGCCCGCTTCAAGCGCCTCGACGGCTTCGACGTGCGCTACTTGACCGGGACCGACGAGCACGGCCTGAAAATGGCGCAAACGGCCGCCGCCGAGGGCATTCCCACCGCCGAACTGGCCCGGCGCAACTCCAATGCGTTCCAGGCGATGCAGGAAAAGCTCGGGGCCTCGTTCGACCGCTTCATCCGGACCACCGACGCCGACCACATCGAGGCGTCGATCGAGATCTGGAAGCGGATGGACGCCGCCGGCGACATCTATCTCGACTCGTACTCGGGCTGGTACTCGGTACGCGACGAACGCTTCTATACCGAGGACGAACTCGAGACACGCGTCGACGGCAAGAAGTATTCGCTCGAGACCGGCACGCCCGTGACGTGGACCGAGGAGCAGACCTACTTCTTCCGGCTGTCGGCCTACACCGACCGGCTGCTGGCCCACTACGACGCACACCCGGAGTTCATCGCCCCGGACGTGCGCCGCAACGAGGTGGTCAGCTTCGTCTCCGGCGGCCTTCGCGACCTTTCGATCTCACGCACCACATTCGACTGGGGTGTGCCGGTACCAAACCATCCTGACCACGTCATGTACGTCTGGGTGGACGCGCTGACCAACTACCTCACCGGCGCCGGCTTCCCCGACACCGACTCCGAGGCGTTCCGCAAGTACTGGCCCGCAGACCTGCACATGATCGGCAAGGACATCATCCGGTTCCACGCCGTGTACTGGCCGGCGTTCCTGATGTCGGCGGGTATCGAGCTGCCGCGACGCGTTTTCGTCCACGGCTTCCTGCTCAACAGCGGCGAGAAGATGAGCAAGTCGGTGGGCAACGTAGTGGATCCCTTCGCGCTCATCGACGCCTTCGGGCTCGACCAGGTGCGCTACTTCCTGCTGCGCGAGGTCCCGTTCGGGCAGGACGGCAGCTACAACGAAGACGCCATCATCGGCCGGATTAACGCCGATCTGGCCAACGAGTTCGGGAACCTGGCGCAGCGCTCGCTGTCGATGGTCAACAAGAACCTCGACGCCAAGGTGCCCGAGCCCGGTGAGTTCACCGACGCCGACCGCGAGCTCTTGGCGCTCGCCGACGAGCTGTTGCCCAGGGTGCGCGCCCATTTCGACGTGCCCGCCATGCATCTGGCGCTGGAGGCGATCTGGGCGATGCTCGGCGCCGCCAACCGGTACTTCTCCGCGCAGGAACCGTGGGTGCTGCGCAAATCCGAATCGGAGGTCGACCAGATCCGCTTCCACACGGTTCTCTACGTGACACTCGAGGTGGTCCGGATCGCGGCGCTTCTGGTGCAACCGGTGATGCCGTCGTCCGCTGCCACCCTGCTCAACCTGCTCGGCCAGCCCGAATCGGAGCGCGATTTCGGCGCTATCAGCGTCCGGATCGCCCCCGGCATCGCGCTGCCAGCACCGACCGGCGTCTTTCCCCGCTACCAGGCCGAATGA
- a CDS encoding TatD family hydrolase: protein MSLRGKRREPPPPPPPLTPLIDAHTHLDACGARDADDVRAILDRAQAAGVVAAVTIADDLDAARWAAEAATWDPRVYAAVALHPTRADALTEDVRAELEWLAAQPRVVAVGETGMDLYWPGKLDGCAEPSTQRESFAWHIDLAKRTGKPLMIHNRDADAEVLDVLRAEGAPETVIFHCFSSGPEMARTCVEAGWVLSLSGTVSFKNARDLRAAAALIPADQLLVETDAPFLTPHPYRGAPNEPYCLPYTVRALAEVVDRPAELLAEQSSATARRVYGL from the coding sequence GTGAGTCTCCGCGGCAAGAGGAGGGAGCCACCTCCGCCACCTCCTCCGCTGACGCCGTTGATCGACGCCCACACGCACCTGGATGCCTGCGGAGCCCGCGATGCCGACGACGTCCGCGCGATCCTCGACCGCGCGCAGGCCGCCGGAGTGGTGGCGGCAGTGACCATCGCCGATGACCTGGACGCCGCCCGCTGGGCTGCTGAGGCGGCCACCTGGGATCCACGCGTCTACGCCGCGGTCGCCCTGCACCCGACTCGTGCCGACGCGCTTACCGAGGATGTGCGCGCCGAGCTGGAATGGCTGGCCGCGCAGCCAAGGGTGGTGGCGGTCGGGGAGACCGGCATGGACCTGTACTGGCCGGGCAAGCTCGACGGGTGTGCCGAACCTTCGACTCAGCGGGAATCCTTCGCCTGGCACATCGACCTGGCCAAGCGGACCGGCAAACCGCTGATGATCCACAACCGCGACGCCGATGCCGAGGTGCTCGACGTGCTGCGCGCCGAGGGCGCCCCGGAGACCGTCATCTTCCACTGCTTCTCCTCAGGCCCGGAGATGGCGCGCACCTGCGTCGAGGCGGGCTGGGTGCTGAGCCTGTCCGGGACAGTCAGCTTCAAGAACGCCCGTGACCTGCGGGCGGCGGCTGCGCTCATTCCGGCGGATCAGCTGCTGGTGGAGACCGACGCCCCGTTTCTGACCCCGCACCCCTACCGCGGGGCACCCAATGAGCCCTACTGCCTGCCCTACACCGTGCGCGCGCTGGCCGAGGTCGTCGACCGGCCGGCAGAGTTGCTGGCAGAGCAGTCATCGGCGACCGCGCGACGGGTCTACGGTCTCTAA
- a CDS encoding resuscitation-promoting factor, whose protein sequence is MNALTKLHQSPSPILRLVTAAVLLTLAGAGVFAVISEKTVTLNIDGTQMKVSTMKSRVIDVIEENGYSVGDRDDLFPGANQAVNDAETIMLRRSRPLQISLDGQDSKQVWTTASTVDEALAQLRMTDTAPAAASRGSRLPLEGMALPVVSAKTVQINDGGVVSTVHLAAPNVAGLLAAAGVPLEQADSVVPAASSPVIAGMQIQVTRTRVEKVTQRMPLVPVAQRVEDPTMNMSRQVVQDPGTPGLQDVTFAVATVNGVETGRLPVANTVIVPARDSVLRVGAKPGTEVPQVLNGPIWDAISRCEAGGNWAINTGNGYYGGVQFDQNTWERNGGLRYASRADLATREEQIAIAEVTRSRQGWGAWPVCGRGAS, encoded by the coding sequence TTGAATGCGTTGACCAAGCTTCACCAGTCGCCGTCACCGATCCTTCGTCTCGTCACCGCCGCCGTGTTGTTGACGCTGGCCGGTGCCGGGGTGTTCGCGGTGATCTCCGAGAAGACGGTGACCCTCAACATCGACGGCACCCAGATGAAGGTCAGCACGATGAAGTCGCGGGTGATCGACGTCATCGAGGAGAATGGCTACTCGGTCGGTGACCGCGATGACCTCTTCCCGGGAGCCAACCAAGCGGTCAACGATGCCGAGACGATCATGCTGCGGCGCAGCCGCCCGCTGCAGATCTCGCTCGACGGTCAGGATTCCAAGCAGGTGTGGACCACCGCGTCGACCGTGGACGAGGCCCTGGCCCAGCTGCGGATGACCGACACCGCTCCGGCCGCGGCCTCGCGCGGCAGCAGGCTGCCCCTGGAGGGCATGGCCCTTCCCGTGGTCAGCGCCAAGACAGTGCAGATCAACGATGGCGGCGTGGTGAGCACGGTCCACCTGGCCGCCCCGAATGTGGCGGGCCTGCTCGCCGCCGCCGGCGTGCCGCTGGAGCAGGCTGACTCGGTCGTTCCCGCGGCGTCCTCCCCGGTCATCGCTGGGATGCAGATCCAGGTGACCAGGACGAGAGTCGAGAAGGTCACCCAACGGATGCCACTGGTGCCGGTGGCCCAGCGGGTCGAGGATCCGACCATGAACATGAGCCGCCAGGTCGTTCAAGATCCCGGGACGCCCGGACTGCAGGACGTAACTTTTGCTGTCGCGACTGTCAACGGTGTGGAAACCGGACGGCTGCCCGTTGCCAATACCGTCATTGTCCCCGCCCGTGATTCAGTTCTGCGGGTTGGTGCCAAGCCGGGAACCGAGGTGCCTCAGGTGCTCAACGGACCCATTTGGGATGCCATTTCCAGGTGCGAAGCGGGCGGGAACTGGGCGATCAATACCGGCAACGGTTACTACGGCGGCGTGCAATTTGATCAGAACACCTGGGAAAGGAACGGCGGACTGCGCTATGCTAGCCGTGCCGATCTGGCAACAAGAGAAGAACAAATCGCAATTGCTGAAGTAACGCGTTCGCGACAAGGCTGGGGAGCGTGGCCCGTGTGTGGTAGGGGTGCATCGTGA
- the rsmA gene encoding 16S rRNA (adenine(1518)-N(6)/adenine(1519)-N(6))-dimethyltransferase RsmA — translation MTIRLLGRTEIRNLAKELDFKPRKSLGQNFVHDANTVRRIVSASGINKHDHVLEVGPGLGSLTLALLDRGATVSAIEIDPVLAARLPKTVAEHSHSEIHRLTVLNRDILGIERSDLPEQPTAVVANLPYNIAVPALLHLLAEFPSIRTVMVMVQAEVAERLAAEPGGKDYGVPSVKVRFFGKVRRYGMVSPTVFWPIPRVYSGLVRIDRHEVSPWPEDDGFREKVFNLVDIAFAQRRKTARNAFLEWAGTGNESAERLLAASIDPARRGETLTVADFVRLLQRSVDFPSATDSPAGPSRPAQVF, via the coding sequence GTGACAATTCGTCTACTCGGGCGTACCGAGATCAGAAATCTGGCGAAAGAACTCGACTTCAAGCCGCGTAAATCTCTGGGTCAGAATTTCGTGCACGACGCAAATACTGTGCGTCGTATTGTCTCGGCTTCTGGCATTAACAAGCATGACCACGTCTTGGAGGTCGGGCCCGGCCTGGGTTCACTGACGTTGGCGTTGCTGGACCGTGGCGCCACCGTGAGCGCCATCGAGATCGATCCGGTGCTGGCAGCGCGCCTGCCCAAGACGGTTGCTGAGCATTCGCACAGCGAGATTCACCGGCTGACCGTGCTGAACCGGGACATCCTGGGTATCGAACGGTCCGATCTGCCCGAGCAGCCGACCGCCGTGGTCGCCAACCTGCCGTACAACATCGCCGTGCCCGCCTTGCTGCATCTGCTCGCCGAATTCCCGTCGATCCGGACCGTGATGGTGATGGTCCAGGCCGAGGTGGCCGAGCGGCTGGCTGCTGAGCCCGGTGGCAAGGACTATGGCGTGCCCAGCGTCAAGGTGCGGTTCTTCGGCAAGGTCCGCCGCTACGGCATGGTGTCGCCGACGGTGTTCTGGCCCATCCCGCGGGTGTACTCGGGTCTGGTCCGCATCGACCGCCACGAGGTTTCGCCTTGGCCGGAGGACGACGGCTTCCGCGAGAAGGTGTTCAATCTGGTCGACATCGCCTTCGCGCAGCGTCGTAAGACCGCCCGCAATGCGTTCCTGGAGTGGGCCGGCACGGGCAATGAGTCCGCCGAGCGGCTGCTGGCCGCCAGCATCGACCCCGCCCGTCGCGGCGAGACGCTGACGGTGGCCGACTTCGTCCGGCTGCTCCAGCGTTCCGTCGACTTCCCCAGTGCGACCGATTCCCCGGCAGGCCCGTCGCGGCCCGCTCAGGTGTTCTGA
- a CDS encoding serine/threonine-protein kinase, translating to MAHPGQSFAGYVVEDLLGRGGEAAVYLARGAGQRHPLVALKVLDSQHRDHLATARLARQYRIADRLRHRHIVAVYDHGEHWMTMQYVDGGNATRLPSLEAKLTALGQIATALDYAHHDGVVHSDVKPANILVHQDFSKHGAVLIDFGVAHVLAEDVWHRPTQVLASLPYAAPELLQGRLPQAATDEYALACTALELLTGAPPFTADDPLALIDAHLHLPPPDVSRQIPWLTRGFDTVLARAIAKDPDRRYPSCTELVHQLAETVRRSAQNT from the coding sequence GTGGCGCATCCCGGGCAGTCGTTCGCGGGCTACGTCGTCGAAGACCTGTTGGGCCGCGGCGGCGAGGCGGCGGTTTACCTCGCCCGCGGCGCGGGCCAGAGACATCCGCTCGTCGCGCTGAAGGTGCTCGACTCCCAGCACCGCGATCACCTCGCCACTGCCCGGCTAGCCAGGCAGTACCGCATCGCAGATCGCCTGCGGCACCGCCACATCGTGGCGGTCTACGACCACGGCGAACACTGGATGACGATGCAGTACGTCGACGGTGGAAACGCGACCCGACTGCCATCGCTGGAGGCAAAGCTCACCGCGCTCGGCCAGATCGCCACCGCCCTCGACTACGCCCACCACGACGGTGTCGTACACAGCGACGTCAAGCCGGCGAATATCCTTGTACATCAGGACTTTTCGAAACACGGCGCGGTACTCATCGACTTTGGCGTCGCGCATGTGCTCGCCGAGGATGTCTGGCATCGCCCCACCCAGGTGCTGGCGTCGCTCCCCTATGCCGCTCCCGAGCTCCTCCAGGGCCGCCTACCCCAGGCCGCGACCGACGAATACGCACTTGCCTGCACGGCACTGGAATTACTCACCGGCGCACCACCGTTCACCGCTGACGATCCATTAGCGCTCATCGATGCACACTTACACCTACCGCCGCCGGACGTGTCGCGACAGATCCCTTGGCTGACAAGGGGATTCGACACGGTCCTGGCCAGAGCCATCGCCAAAGACCCAGACCGGAGATACCCGTCATGCACCGAGTTGGTGCATCAGCTCGCCGAGACAGTGCGCCGCAGCGCTCAGAACACCTGA
- a CDS encoding 4-(cytidine 5'-diphospho)-2-C-methyl-D-erythritol kinase: MPPSNGSTASEWVPTGSVTVRVPGKVNLYLEVGDRRADGYHELATVFHAVSLVDEVTVRNADVLSLRVVGEGADELPADERNIAWQAAELMAEHVGRAPDIEITIEKSIPVAGGMAGGSADAAAVLVAMNNLWELGVPRRDLHALAARLGSDVPFALHGGTALGTGRGEELATVLARSTFHWVLAFGQGGLSTAAVYTEIDRLREAGDPPRLSDPEPLLGALAGGNPRELAALLGNDLQAAALSLNPGLRRTLRAGAEAGALAGIVSGSGPTCAFLCESAAAAVDVGTELAGADVCRTVRVASGPVHGARIVSS; the protein is encoded by the coding sequence GTGCCCCCGTCCAACGGCTCCACCGCGTCCGAATGGGTGCCGACCGGGTCGGTGACCGTACGCGTGCCGGGCAAGGTGAACCTGTACCTGGAGGTCGGTGATCGGCGGGCCGACGGCTATCACGAGCTCGCCACCGTCTTTCACGCCGTGTCGCTGGTCGACGAGGTGACGGTGCGCAACGCCGACGTCCTGTCCCTGCGCGTGGTGGGGGAGGGTGCCGACGAGCTGCCCGCTGACGAGCGCAACATCGCCTGGCAGGCGGCCGAGCTGATGGCCGAGCATGTCGGGCGCGCACCCGATATCGAGATCACCATCGAGAAGTCGATTCCGGTGGCCGGTGGGATGGCTGGCGGCAGCGCCGACGCCGCGGCCGTCCTGGTGGCGATGAACAATCTGTGGGAGCTTGGCGTGCCGCGCCGCGACCTGCACGCGCTGGCCGCGCGACTGGGCAGCGATGTCCCCTTCGCGCTGCACGGTGGCACGGCGCTGGGCACCGGCCGCGGTGAGGAGCTGGCGACGGTTTTGGCCCGCAGCACGTTTCACTGGGTGCTGGCCTTCGGTCAGGGTGGCTTGTCGACCGCCGCGGTCTACACCGAGATCGACCGGCTACGTGAGGCTGGGGATCCGCCCCGGCTGAGTGACCCCGAGCCGCTTCTCGGCGCGCTGGCCGGCGGGAACCCTCGTGAGCTGGCCGCGCTGCTGGGCAACGATCTGCAGGCGGCGGCGTTGAGCCTCAACCCGGGGCTGCGCCGGACCCTGCGGGCCGGAGCCGAGGCGGGGGCGCTGGCCGGGATCGTGTCTGGATCCGGCCCGACCTGCGCGTTTCTGTGCGAATCGGCGGCCGCGGCGGTGGACGTCGGTACCGAATTGGCCGGCGCCGACGTGTGCCGCACCGTGCGAGTGGCCAGCGGCCCGGTCCACGGCGCACGCATCGTGTCGAGCTAG